The Amaranthus tricolor cultivar Red isolate AtriRed21 chromosome 6, ASM2621246v1, whole genome shotgun sequence genome has a segment encoding these proteins:
- the LOC130815145 gene encoding uncharacterized protein LOC130815145, with product MELYHVIWEYINISGKPVRAVMCLLMLLVFLQHVLFPFLIFSFFYIWSSIKQIKLIYIIFNFIILSILIISSLTNNPFLKPHKKYTKLEKPMYNIHDYDHNDHDNDDHVYSSLKQKVEASCVDDENNTFWTLFSSLIENEPVFTTTVKEKNETASFPAEPLLKDCLNKNSNSSIFSSENLAHVHPEPECKETDQAHEKALGLETKTTSFRVAKPEVEEEEVVDKKVVEKEEDNSLEATWEAIMGSKEKGSGPHLKKSETWSSGDKKKGGLSKYRVKVELKKWHSFRDMIERRNNYDGLQTPHEKSTHGRAWSSMEMAALTFHDEFKKRADAFIARFTHDIRLQRLESHQRFLDTINRAL from the exons ATGGAATTATATCATGTAATATGGGAGTATATTAATATATCAGGAAAACCAGTTAGAGCAGTGATGTGCTTATTGATGCTACTTGTATTTCTCCAACATGTATTATtcccatttttaatttttagcttCTTTTATATTTGGAGctcaattaaacaaattaagttaatttatatcatctttaatttcatcATCCTTTCAATCCTTATTATTTCTTCTTTAACCAATAATCCATTTCTCAAACCACATAAAAAATACACCAAATTAGAAAAACCCATGTATAATATTCATGATTATGATCATAATGATCATGATAATGATGATCATGTGTACTCATCATTGAAGCAAAAAGTAGAAGCATCTTGTGTTGATGATGAAAATAATACCTTCTGGACTTTATTCTCTTCCTTAATAGAAAATGAACCTGTTTTCACTACAACAGTAAAAGAAAAGAATGAAACGGCGTCGTTTCCTGCAGAACCACTACTAAAAGACTGTCTCAACAAGAACAGTAATAGTAGTATATTTTCATCAGAAAATCTGGCACATGTACATCCAGAACCAGAATGTAAGG AAACAGATCAGGCTCATGAAAAGGCCCTTGGATTAGAAACAAAGACGACGTCGTTTAGAGTAGCTAAGCCTGAAGTGGAAGAAGAAGAGGTAGTAGACAAAAAAGTagtagaaaaagaagaagacaACAGCTTGGAAGCAACATGGGAAGCAATCATGGGGTCAAAAGAAAAGGGAAGTGGGCCCCATTTGAAAAAAAGTGAAACATGGAGTAGTGGTGATAAGAAGAAAGGGGGATTAAGCAAGTATAGAGTAAAGGTTGAGTTGAAGAAATGGCATAGTTTTAGAGATATGATTGAAAGAAGAAATAATTATGATGGACTACAAACTCCTCATGAAAAGTCAACGCATGGTAGAGCTTGGAGTTCTATGGAAATGGCGGCGTTGACTTTTCATGATGAGTTTAAGAAAAGAGCTGATGCTTTTATTGCACGTTTTACACATGATATTCGTCTTCAGAGACTTGAGTCTCATCAACGTTTCTTGGACACCATTAATCGTGCTCTTTAA
- the LOC130815701 gene encoding 18.5 kDa class I heat shock protein-like produces the protein MSIIPSFFGGRKTNVFDPFSLDNWDPFDGIFSSVLANNSPSSIGREASQFVATRVDWKETPEAHIFKVDLPGLKKEEVKVEVEEDRILQISGGRMTRS, from the coding sequence ATGTCGATCATCCCAAGCTTCTTTGGAGGTCGAAAAACAAATGTGTTTGATCCATTTTCGCTAGACAATTGGGATCCTTTTGATGGCATTTTCAGCTCGGTTCTTGCCAATAATTCACCTTCCTCGATAGGACGTGAGGCGTCCCAATTCGTAGCCACAAGGGTTGATTGGAAGGAGACGCCAGAAGCGCATATTTTCAAAGTAGATCTTCCCGGGCTGAAGAAGGAAGAAGTGAAAGTCGAGGTGGAAGAAGACAGGATTTTGCAGATAAGTGGAGGTCGAATGACACGCTCATAA
- the LOC130815000 gene encoding nuclear pore complex protein NUP1-like, whose translation MATVETGGAGGKFRKKPIRRSQATPYDRPPTALRPTLLDSVQRENNNGWLSKLVDPASRLITAGAHKFFSSVFRKRILPPPDETRESGDMQPEITPMVAHSGSKDAIGRGNDPTKVSTSGEVAKLEDIFKQKTFTRSEIDHLTTLLLSRTVDSSVEVEKGRSNPVFSDEKAVYNGSEIVASFPTLEKGAERVAISTPVVISKVVEDVASPAELAKAYMGSRSSRASPSISVLQNEILREDLSTPNNSFLQRQSQANSLIQKHTSDIGASSNGFMTPQHRRRSTIYSMASTPYSRPRPTQVFKAAETDLKVHGSSSSYNITETQQLSGSKRQVLKRRSSVLESDIGFVGPIRRIRQKPSLLHHKTLSLPPTGAAHVKHISERLTDVDKLPSSIEWCSNNHFSSKALPDTDMRSKSNGYIPSQSIKTAEKIFEHLDKITSKGKSPEKKIDVVGGSSPVQKASDICDVSPHKNSSIVDSLKVLKTNDSRKESGLFESNVNALDPSPKISQRVEEGSLKKFSFVEDAAEAVSLRKSLENVNPQSSSDHQQKKQKFQMSAHEDYLELDEVNAVGGACTPMNKVVESHALAERSVGISFNAPESAKSSAGRPPVPEANPSTNLLSTNIKVSLPDGSAATQKSTAFSFPVASSSSSATNHSTQEAVSSPLLAVAADKTALRSGKINEITAFSSNCANVAPKLFSPSSIVQSASVKDMKSELPSSASGAVAKTDEHDRTDKNISFDVSEKMDTPSSVVGFAKGSISSGVPSIGAPVSNGLRSVAPMPMGASSPIQVSSTSNDQSPVPLSVSAPFSFSNGNALFTSIAASTAGTPTTNKFSTFGSSTNHLSSSTTAAPALFESSFQSGFTAVSSISSTVVTTAFKSAAKSGAKSNDTAFGNVTSGLFTAKPSGIASVGNAGSLFNASTFKPASCATQNSDPVSNGFTFTPQAPASSSIGFNASASTFSNPFTSSSTSGSSVSSSTVTAPISSSSMFGWQSPNPTAPFGTSHSTGFTFGLNAPGTSAATNSTPIVFGATPTFSTASKTAPFVFGSSSSAASIFSSPSPAMPTSTAPTTPFPSQPTFGSSTPVGNNDQMSMEHSMAEDSVQVSTPTAPVFGAPFSAPSSGFVFGGAPPAPSTASPFQFGGQQNQFGPQNTPFQPSGSIEQNTGGAGSFSVGSGGVDNKANRRIVKVKNRIRRK comes from the exons ATGGCGACGGTGGAAACCGGCGGAGCAGGCGGTAAATTCCGTAAGAAACCAATTCGTAGAAGCCAAGCGACACCGTATGATAGGCCACCGACTGCTTTACGACCAACTCTGCTGGACAGTGTTCAAAGAGAGAATAACAATGGTTGGTTATCAAAGCTTGTGGATCCAGCTTCTCGTCTCATCACTGCCGGCGCTCACAAgtttttttcttctgtttttcGTAAACGCATTCTTCCACCTCCTG ATGAAACAAGGGAGAGTGGAGACATGCAGCCAGAAATCACTCCAATG GTTGCTCATTCTGGCTCCAAGGACGCAATAGGTAGAGGCAATGATCCAACCAAAGTATCTACCAGTGGCGAGGTGGCCAAATTGGAAGATATTTTCAAGCAGAAGACCTTTACTAG GTCTGAGATAGATCATTTAACTACGCTGTTGCTGTCGAGAACTGTTGATAGTTCTGTTGAAGTTGAAAAGGGAAGGTCGAACCCCGTCTTTTCAGACGAGAAAGCTGTTTATAATGGCAGTGAAATTGTAGCTAGTTTCCCTACCCTTGAAAAAGGTGCAGAGCGTGTCGCAATCTCAACTCCTGTCGTGATATCAAAA GTGGTTGAAGATGTTGCTTCCCCTGCTGAGCTGGCAAAAGCATACATGGGTAGCAGGTCTTCAAGAGCTTCCCCTTCTATATCAGTACTGCAAAATGAAATCTTGAGGGAAGACCTATCTACTCCTAATAATTCATTCTTACAACGACAATCTCAAGCCAATTCTCTTATTCAAAAGCATACTAGCGACATTGGAGCATCTTCGAATGGTTTTATGACGCCTCAGCATCGCAGAAGATCCACAATATACAGCATGGCTTCAACTCCTTATTCTAGACCTCGTCCAACTCAAGTATTTAAG GCTGCTGAAACTGATCTTAAAGTCCATGGCTCATCATCATCTTATAACATCACAGAGACTCAGCAGCTAAGTGGATCTAAGAGACAG GTTCTCAAGCGCCGAAGTTCTGTCCTGGAAAGTGATATTGGGTTTGTTGGTCCCATTCGCAGGATTCGTCAAAAACCTAGCCTCCTGCACCATAAAACTTTGTCTCTGCCTCCTACTGGTGCTGCTCATGTAAAGCATATATCTGAGCGTCTTACAGATGTTGATAAACTACCTTCTTCCATCGAGTGGTGTTCTAATAATCATTTTTCATCAAAAGCGCTTCCAGATACTGACATGCGTAGTAAAAGCAATGGATATATTCCTTCACAGTCTATTAAGACAGCTGAAAAAATCTTTGAACATCTTGACAAAATCACTTCAAAAGGGAAGTCCCCTGAAAAGAAAATTGACGTTGTGGGAGGGAGTTCACCTGTGCAAAAGGCTTCGGATATTTGTGATGTATCTCCTCATAAGAACTCGAGTATTGTAGACTCATTGAAGGTTTTGAAGACTAATGACAGTAGGAAGGAAAGTGGTTTGTTTGAATCTAATGTTAATGCACTCGATCCTTCACCAAAGATATCACAAAGGGTAGAAGAAGGTAGCCTAAAAAAGTTTTCCTTTGTTGAAGATGCTGCAGAAGCAGTAAGTCTGAGAAAGTCCTTGGAAAATGTTAATCCACAGTCGAGCTCTGACCATCAGCAGAAAAAACAGAAATTTCAGATGAGTGCTCATGAG GATTATTTGGAGCTGGATGAAGTGAATGCAGTTGGTGGTGCCTGCACTCCAATGAATAAAGTGGTGGAAAGCCATGCATTGGCTGAAAGATCAGTTGGAATCTCATTTAATGCTCCTGAAAGTGCAAAAAGCTCTGCTGGAAGGCCTCCAGTTCCAGAAGCAAATCCATCGACAAACTTGTTGAGCACAAACATAAAAGTGTCTCTACCTGATGGGTCTGCTGCTACCCAAAAAAGTACTGCCTTCTCTTTCCCTGTTGCTTCATCAAGCTCATCTGCAACCAACCATAGCACACAAGAAGCTGTGAGCTCTCCTCTGTTAGCAGTAGCGGCGGATAAAACTGCTTTACGGAGTGGAAAAATTAACGAAATTACTGCTTTTAGCTCAAACTGTGCCAATGTTGCTCCAAAATTGTTTTCTCCGTCCTCCATTGTGCAATCTGCGTCTGTGAAAGACATGAAATCCGAGTTGCCAAGCAg TGCATCTGGTGCTGTAGCCAAAACAGATGAACATGATAGAACTGACAAGAATATCAGCTTTGATGTGTCTGAGAAAATGGACACCCCTTCATCTGTGGTGGGCTTTGCTAAAGGTTCTATTTCATCTGGAGTACCGTCTATTGGGGCACCGGTTAGCAATGGCTTACGCAGTGTAGCACCAATGCCAATGGGCGCATCGTCTCCCATTCAAGTATCAAGCACTTCAAATGATCAGAGTCCTGTTCCTTTATCCGTGTCTGCACCATTCTCTTTCAGTAATGGTAATGCTTTATTCACCTCAATTGCTGCTAGTACTGCAGGAACTCCTACCACAAACAAATTTTCCACTTTTGGCAGCAGTACTAATCACTTGTCATCCTCAACAACTGCTGCACCAGCATTGTTCGAGTCTAGTTTTCAATCTGGTTTCACCGCAGTATCATCTATCTCATCAACAGTGGTGACTACAGCTTTTAAATCAGCTGCAAAATCTGGAGCAAAATCAAATGACACTGCATTTGGCAATGTGACTAGCGGCCTCTTCACTGCTAAACCTTCTGGAATCGCTAGTGTAGGAAACGCCGGTTCTTTATTTAATGCTTCAACCTTTAAACCTGCCAGTTGTGCAACCCAAAACTCTGATCCAGTTAGCAATGGATTTACCTTTACTCCTCAAGCACCTGCCAGTAGTTCCATCGGTTTCAATGCTAGCGCATCCACATTTTCTAATCCATTCACTTCAAGCTCTACATCAGGATCAAGTGTTTCAAGTTCTACAGTGACTGCACCTATCAGTTCAAGCAGCATGTTTGGTTGGCAATCTCCTAATCCCACTGCTCCTTTTGGAACATCACATTCCACTGGATTTACATTTGGACTAAATGCTCCCGGGACTTCTGCAGCTACTAATAGCACTCCAATTGTGTTTGGAGCTACGCCCACCTTCTCAACAGCCAGCAAAACTGCCCCATTCGTATTTGGATCTAGCTCGTCAGCGGCTTCTATTTTCTCATCGCCCTCACCTGCTATGCCAACGTCTACTGCTCCCACTACGCCTTTTCCTTCTCAGCCAACATTTGGTAGTTCAACACCTGTCGGAAACAATGATCAAATGAGCATGGAACATAGTATGGCCGAGGATTCTGTTCAAGTTTCAACACCTACAGCTCCAGTTTTTGGTGCACCTTTTTCTGCGCCATCAAGTGGCTTTGTGTTTGGTGGAGCACCACCTGCACCATCCACAGCGAGTCCATTTCAATTTGGTGGGCAGCAGAATCAGTTTGGTCCCCAGAACACACCATTTCAGCCCTCTGGCAGTATAGAACAAAATACTGGAGGGGCTGGGAGTTTTTCAGTCGGAAGTGGTGGTGTTGATAATAAAGCAAACCGTAGAATAGTTAAAGTAAAGAATAGAATTCGGAGAAAGTGA